The sequence GCCATTCATGGTCTGAAGATGGTAGATGTATTTCCTTGCTCAAAATTTTAATGACCAATTCTTGTATATATAATTGTGAATATTGCATAAATCGTAGGGATAATGAAACGAGAAGGGCTACGTTTAGCCCAGAAGAAGTGGCAAATCTTACTATGAATTTTTATCGCAGAAATTATATAGAAGGCTTGTTTTTATCATCTGGCATAATTAGAAATCCAGATTATACCATGGAACAATTAATCAAAGTTGCTGATTTGCTGAGAAATACCTACAATTTCAATGGATACATACACATGAAGGCAATTCCTGGTGCAAGCTACGATTTGCTAAGAAAAATGGGCTTACTCGTAGATAGGATGTCTATAAATATTGAGCTTCCAACCCAAAAAGCTCTATCTGAACTAGCACCAGAGAAGAAAATAGCAGATATCACCCGTCCAATGGATCATATAAAAAACGAACTAATGGTTTATGGAGCTGATAGGATGAAGTTTGCCCACACACCTAAGTTTCTTCCAGCAGGTCAAACGACTCAAATGATAATTGGAGCAAATAGGGAAAGTGATTACGAAATTATCAAGGCTAGTGAGAATCTATACCAAAACTATTCTTTAAAGAGAGTTTATTATTCGGGTTTTGTACCAGTAGTGAAGTCAAAATGGACTCAAGGAATTGATAAGGCTCCACTCTTGCGTGAACATAGGCTATACCAGGCTGACTTTCTCATGCGTGGATATAGATTTGCCGCTGATGATATATTATCAGTGGTAGATTCGAATTTAGATTTAAGAATTGATCCCAAAACTAATTGGGCGATAAATAATATTGAAAGATTCCCTATAGAGATAAATACTGCAACATATGACCAACTGATGAAAGTTCCTGGTTTTGGTAGAACCTATGCTAATAGGATTATCGCTGCTCGTAAATTTCACAGATTATCCTATGACAATCTAAAGCAAATGAAAATATCAACCAAACGTGCCCAACATTTCATCCTAGTAAATGGAGTCTATAGAGGTCTACGTTTTAAAAATAGAAAGGACCTTAGGGATATGATGAGAGCTCCAGACAATTCAAATTACCAACAATTATCAATGTTTGATAGGCAGCTTCCATGATTTACAATTACGATGGGACCTTTGACGGTTTAATGACTGTAATATTTGAAAAATATAATGAAATAGTCAAATGTGAGATCTCAAAAGAAAGTGAGCAAGTAAACTTTCTTCAAAGTGAGCTTGTAGAAACAAATTTGCCAGAAGCTCAAAGAGTCCTAATGTCTATAAAAGATAACATAGGAGATGAATTTTTATCTGATGTCTACAAAGTCTTTAAGTCAAAAGATGACACAAAAGAAGAAACCATAGCTATCACAATCAAATCCTGCCTGGTATATGGCAGAATATACCTGGGATCATCCAAAAAAGCCGCTGTAAAATTTAGACAAATATTAAGAAATTTCAACCACGAGGTTCATACCTACAAGGGCCTAGCAAGATTTAGGGAGATCCAAGAAAATTATTTATTAGCAGAAATAGAGCCGGAAAATGACATCATAGAACACTTGACTCCACATTTTTTATCGAGAATGCCAAATGAGAAATTTATCATATATGATAAGAATCGAAAGAAGGCAAGTCTTTGCGAAAAGGGATCTTGGGAGATAGTAGAAATACTTAATATGAATGGGGTAGATAGTAAAGAGGAAGAATTATTTAAAGACGCCTGGCAGGGGTTTTATAAGGCCATAGGGATTGAGGAAAGAAAAAACCAAAAATTGATGGTATCTAATATGCCAAAAAAATATTGGAAGTACCTACCTGAGAAGAACGAAATATCATAAATATATAGATAGAGTTTTTTTATAGTTTCTTCATTCGAATCGGGAGAAATCAGATAGTCAATTGATATTATCGATGAACTAAGTAATGTGTTAATAGTTAAGAAGAATTTGCGAAGCAAACTTCTACTGCTCATTGCCCCACGCAGTGGCGGAGGGGGTGTAGAAGGTATAGGGGGATCGGGGGAGTTAAACAGCCGTTGATTTCGGCTGTTTAACCCGGAAACTCAGTGCGGTAGCACGAAAGAGCTTTGAATAAAGCGAGTTTCCGTAGGAAAAAGGGGTCTGTCCTCTGTCAGCCGGACGGGCTAGATACCCCTAATTCCTATCCCCCGAGGTCCAACGGTACATATTTGAACTATCAGAAAAATATAAGGTATTATTTTTTGATAATTACTTATGAAAATCTTTATATCATTCCTAATAATCTCCTAAGAGTTTAACAAGTGAATAATAGAACAATTACAAAGGATAATTATGAAAGACAAATTAATTTCAATACTAAAAGAAAGATTCGATAGTAATTTCGACCTTCATCCAAAGGCAAATTGGGATCAAGTTGAAGAGAAATTATTAAAGAACAAAAAGTTATTAGAAACTTTGTGTCTAATGGAAGAAACTGGTGGAGAGGTTAATCTTGTTGATTTGCCTATATTTTCTGGATTAGTATTTGTGGATCTATCCAAGGAATCTCCCAAGGGGCGCAGGAGCTTTTGCTATGACAAGGAAGCTAGAATAAAAAGAAAGAAGAATGCTCCAAATTCATCTGCCATGGAAGAAGCAGAAAAAATGGGAATCGAACTTCTAAATGAAGACCAGTACTATGCTCTTCAAGAACTTTTTGAATTTGATTTAAAATCATCGTCATGGATTTTAACTGAAGATGACTTGAGGGCAAGGGGTGGGGCTTGCTTTTGTGAAAAGAGATATGGCAGAGTCTTTACCTTCCACAATGGAGCTGATTCCTACTATGCATCAAGAGGATTCCGTGGCTATGTTAAAATTTAAACTAGGAGTCAAATATGCCTGATATAATTAGAAAATTATTTAGAAAATATAATATAAAAATAGGAAAGCAAGTAACTAGAACACCGAATAAAATAACCTTAAACTACTTTACAATGGATTATAAACTGACTTCTTTTGTACTTGCAATTGTATTTATCCTTCTTATAATTTTAGATTTAACAGGATTGGCAGATATAGATATTTTTGATTACCTATTAGTGGGTATACTGATGGTAGGATTTTATTTTGCAAAGTCATAAAAAATTACTAGCGAGAGCTGGTATTTTTTTTATGTAAATTTAACAAAAGATATTATATAATATCTGTAAAATGGAGGTAAGTATGCGTGTATTAGTTGTAGAAGATGATTTAGATTTAATAGATTTACTTGAAGAAGGTCTAACTATGTATGGTTATGCGGTAGATAAGGCGACAGACGGTGAAGAAGCTATCGATATGGCATATGTTGAGACTTATGATGTGATTGTTTTGGATATCAATTTGCCAAAAAAAGACGGCTTTGAAGTCTTAGAAGAAATCCGTG comes from Anaerococcus urinomassiliensis and encodes:
- a CDS encoding putative DNA modification/repair radical SAM protein, coding for MKLRDKLEILANAAKYDVSCSSSGSNRKNHNKGLGNGSMGGICHSWSEDGRCISLLKILMTNSCIYNCEYCINRRDNETRRATFSPEEVANLTMNFYRRNYIEGLFLSSGIIRNPDYTMEQLIKVADLLRNTYNFNGYIHMKAIPGASYDLLRKMGLLVDRMSINIELPTQKALSELAPEKKIADITRPMDHIKNELMVYGADRMKFAHTPKFLPAGQTTQMIIGANRESDYEIIKASENLYQNYSLKRVYYSGFVPVVKSKWTQGIDKAPLLREHRLYQADFLMRGYRFAADDILSVVDSNLDLRIDPKTNWAINNIERFPIEINTATYDQLMKVPGFGRTYANRIIAARKFHRLSYDNLKQMKISTKRAQHFILVNGVYRGLRFKNRKDLRDMMRAPDNSNYQQLSMFDRQLP
- a CDS encoding TIGR03915 family putative DNA repair protein yields the protein MIYNYDGTFDGLMTVIFEKYNEIVKCEISKESEQVNFLQSELVETNLPEAQRVLMSIKDNIGDEFLSDVYKVFKSKDDTKEETIAITIKSCLVYGRIYLGSSKKAAVKFRQILRNFNHEVHTYKGLARFREIQENYLLAEIEPENDIIEHLTPHFLSRMPNEKFIIYDKNRKKASLCEKGSWEIVEILNMNGVDSKEEELFKDAWQGFYKAIGIEERKNQKLMVSNMPKKYWKYLPEKNEIS
- a CDS encoding DUF4256 domain-containing protein; amino-acid sequence: MKDKLISILKERFDSNFDLHPKANWDQVEEKLLKNKKLLETLCLMEETGGEVNLVDLPIFSGLVFVDLSKESPKGRRSFCYDKEARIKRKKNAPNSSAMEEAEKMGIELLNEDQYYALQELFEFDLKSSSWILTEDDLRARGGACFCEKRYGRVFTFHNGADSYYASRGFRGYVKI